GCACCTTAAAGTGCCGATCCAGATCTTCGCCACGGATCTCGATCCCGGCGCCATCGCCTTCGCCCGCGCCGGTCTCTTTCCCGAAGGGATTGCGCGCGATCTGGAACCGGATCGCCTCGCGCGCTTTTTCTCGCGGGAGGAACATGGCTATCGGGTGCGCGAGGATCTGCGCGAGAGGATTCTCTTCGCCCATCACAATCTGCTCAAGGATCCGCCTTTTTCCCAGCTCGATTTTATTTCCTGCCGCAATCTGCTGATTTACCTGGAGCCCCAGACGCAAACAAAACTTTTGCTCGGCTTCCATCAGGCGCTGCGCAGCGGCGGCTATCTGCTGCTGGGCGCCTCGGAGCACCTCGGCGAGGCGGCCGCCTACTACCAGCCCGTCGACAAGAAATGGCGGCTGTTCCTGCGCCGGGAAACCACGGCGCCCCGCGACAAGCGCCTGAGCCTCTTCGCCCCCGGCAGACTCGCGGCGCCGCCCGCGGTAACCGGCGTGCGCCGCGATGCCCAGCTCTCCCTGGGCGCGGCCGCCGAAAAAAAACTGCTGCGGGACTACGCACCGGCGGCGGTCGTGGTCAACCGCAATCTCGACGTGGTCCACTTCCCCAGCGATACGGGCGAGTTTCTCGCTCCGCCCATCGGCAGCGCGACCTTCAACCTGATCCGCATGGCCCGCGAGGATCTGCAGCCCGTGCTGCGCTCCCTGACCTTCCAGGCCTTCAGGGATAAACGCAAGGCGGCCTACTACGGCCTGCGCCTGCACAAGGAAGGCCGGGTGCGCCACCTCAACGTCATCGCCGACCCGATCTGCGCGGCGGGAGAGGACGAGTTGCTCCTGGTCGTCATTCAGGAGTGCCTCGAAGGCCCCCGGGACGAGGCCACCGCCATGGCGGCGCCCGTTGTCTCGCCGACCGAGCGCGACAAGGATCTGCTCATTCAGTACCTGGAGGAAGAGCTCAAGAACAAAAGCGACAGCCTCGGCAACGCTCTGCGGGAATACGAAACCTCCCACGAGGAGTTGATGTCCATCAACGAGGAACTGCATTCGGCCAACGAGGAACTGGAAACCTCGCGCGAGGAACTGCAGGCGCTCAACGAGGAACTCATCACCGTCAACGCCGAGGTCCAGCACAAGAACGAGGAACTCGCCCGCACCAGCTCCGATCTCTCCAACCTGATCAAGAGCGCCCATATCGCCACGATTTTTCTCGACAAGGAAGGCCGGGTGCGCCGCTTCACTCCGGCCGCCGGCGCGATTTTCAACCTCATCGAGTCCGATCTCGGCCGCCCCTTCCACCACATTTCCGGGCAACTCGACACGGCGCCGATTCTTGAGGGCGCGCGCCGGGTGCTACACAACCTCAAGGAGCAGGAGCAGGAACTGACCAGCGCCGACGGCCGCTGTTTCCTGCTGCGCATTTTCCCCTACCGCACCCTGCAGGATCTCATCGAGGGAGTGGTGGTGTCCTTCATCGACATCAGCGCGCGTAAAAATGCCGAGGAGGAGCGCGAGCAACAGCGCCGCATCGCCGAGCAGCGCGCCCGCGAGGCCGAGGAAGCCCGCCGCGTGCTTCAGGCGATCATCGACCATGTGCCCCTGGGCCTGGGCGTGGCCGACCGCGAGGGCAACCTGGTCATGGTCAGCCGCTTCGGCCTCGATCTGGCGGGATTGCCCCTGGAGGTGGTGCGTGCCGGCACCATTCGCGATTACCCCAGGATGTGGGGCATGCATCGCCTCGACGACCAAAGCCCGGCGCGCCCCGAGGACTTGCCCCTCATGCGGGCGCTTCGCCGGGCCGAGGTGACCATCGGCGAGGAATGGCTGCTGCGCCGCGCCGACGGCGATCAGATCGTGGTGGCGGTGCATGCCGCCCCGATTCGCGCCGCGGGCGGCGGCATCTCCGGCGCCGTGGTGGCCTGGCACGACATCACCGAGGCGCGCCGCCAAAAACTGGCCCTGACCGAGAGCGAACGGCGCCTCAAGGTGGTGATCGACAACCTGCCGGCCATGGTTTTCGCCGCCGACGAGCGCGGCCAGATTTTGTTCTGGAACAAGGAATGCGAACGCGTGACCGGCTATCTGGCCGAGGAGGTGGTGGGCAATCCCATGGCCCCCGAGCGCCTCTTCGCCGATTCCGACACGCGCCGCCGCTGGCAGGAAGATATCTGCGCCGGAAATGCCGCGCCGAGCGAGATGGAACTCACGATCCGCTGCAAGAAAGGGATGCGCAAGACCATCCTCTGGGCCAACGGCGCCTGCGCCTGCGCCATCCCCGGCTGGGCCATCTGGGGCAGCGGCATCGACATCACCGAGCGCAAGGAAACGGAAAAAGCCCTCAATGACGCGCGGCAGGCCGCGGAAAACGCCAGCCAGGCCAAGAGCGACTTTCTCGCCAACGTCAGCCACGAGGTGCGCACGCCCCTCACCATCATCACCGGCGCCCTGGAACTGCTCGGCGAAACCCGGCTGAGTTCCTACCAGCAGCAATTCGTCAACATGTCCCAGTCCTCGGCGCAAACCCTGCTGCGCCTCATCGAGGACCTGCTGGATTTTTCGCGCATCGAGGCGCGGCGCATGGTGTTCGAGGAGGCGCCCTTCGATCTCGTCGATGTGCTGGAAACCACCCTGGCGGGGTTTGCCATGCAGGCGGCCAAGAAAAAGCTGCCCATCCATTTCCACGTCGACCCGCGGGTGCCCCGCCGCATTCTCGGCGATTCCCTGCGCCTGCGCCAGGTGGTGACCAATCTGCTCTCCAACGCGGTCAAATTCACCGAGCGCGGGCGCATCGATTTGCGCATCGACCTCAAAATCGACGAAGTGATCGACCCTGGCTGCGCCATGCTGTTTTTCTCGGTGCGCGACACGGGCATCGGCATTCCCCCGGAAAAGCAGTCGCTGCTCTTCCAGAGCTTCAGCCAGGTGGACGGATCCTCCACGCGCCGCTACGGCGGCACCGGCCTGGGCCTGGCCATTTCCCAGCGCATCCTCCAGCAGATGGGCGGCGCCATCTGGGTGGAGAGCGAGCCGGGCAAGGGCAGCGAATTTTTCTTCACCCTGCCCGCCCGCCCCGCCATTGACCTGGAAGAGATACCCGCCTCGGCAAAGCGCAACGGCGACATCGTCTCCATTCGGGACCGCGGACGTCCGGCGCGAATCCTGGTCGCCGAGGATGAGGCCATGATCCGCCATCTGGTGAGCACCGTGCTCAAACGCAAGGGCTGGGACGTGGTCACCGCCACCGACGGCGCCGACGCCATGGCGCATCTGGAAAACGACTCCTTCGATCTGGTGCTCATGGACATTCAGATGCCTCAGCTCGACGGCATGCAGGTGACCCGCATCCTGCGCCAGAAGGAAACCCAGCTCGGCCGGCGCACGCCGGTCATCGCCCTGACCGCCCACGCCGGGGAGGACGACCGGCGCCGCTTCCTGCGCGCCGGCATGGACGGACGCATCACCAAACCCATCCAGGTCGGCGAGTTCCTGCAAACCATCGAACGCACCCTCGGCGACGGCGCCGGCACGGCCTGACCGTCATCCCGGCGCGGGACGCGACGTCTTGTCCCCCCGGGCGCTTTGTGGTATTGCTGAGCACCTGCCGCTCCGGCTCCGGTTGCAGGCCATCCCTTGTTTTTTGCCGAGGTTCGTTGCGCATGTCCGAAAACCACCGCCAACTGCGCGAACTGCCCTCCGTCGACCGCCTGCTGCACCACCCGCTGCTGGTCGGGCTGGCCGAGAGGTGCCCGCCCGTCCTGGTCAAGGAGGCGGTTCAGCAAGCCGTGGCCGCGCGCCGCAGCCGCATTCTCGCGGCCCAAGCGCCTCTGTCCGCCGAGGAACTGGCCGAGGACGCGCTCGCCGCAGAGGCCGCGCGGCTTGCCCTCGCGCGCCTGGCGCCCAACCTGCGGCCGGTGATCAACGCCACCGGCACCCTGCTGCACACCAATCTGGGCCGCGCGCCCCTCGCCGAGACGGCCCTGGAGGCGATCAGCGCCACGGCGCGCGGCTATTCCAACCTCGAACTCAACCTGGAGAGCGGCCAGCGCGGGCACCGCCACGACCACGTGGAAGAGCTGCTGTGCCGCCTGAGCGGCGCCGAGGCGGCCGCCGTGGTCAACAACAACGCCGGCGCCGTCTATCTGGCGCTCGCGGCCCTGGCCCAGGGCAAGGAAGGCATCGTCTCGCGCGGCGAGCTGGTGGAGATCGGCGGCGCCTTTCGCGTGCCCGAGGTGATGGCGGCCAGCGGCGTGCGCCTGGTGGAGGTCGGCGCGACCAACAAAACGCACCTGCGCGACTATGAAAACGCCATCGGCGAGCACACCGGCCTGCTCATGAAGGTGCACACCAGCAATTATCGCATCCTCGGCTTCACCGCCCAGGTGTCCGGGGCCGAGCTGGCCGATCTGGGGCGCAGGCGCGGCATCCCGGTCATGGAGGATCTGGGCAGCGGCATGCTCTTTGACCTCTCGGACTATGGTCTGCCGCGCGAACCGACGGTGGCCGAAGCCGTGGCGGCGGGTCTCGATGTGGTGACCTTCAGCGGCGACAAACTGCTCGGCGGCCCCCAGGCGGGCATCATCCTCGGGCGGCGGGCGCTGATGGAAAAAATCCGCAAGCATCCCATGGCGCGCGCCCTGCGCATGGACAAGCTGACCCTGGCGGCGCTCGAAGCCACCCTGCGCCTGTATCTCGACCCGGCCAAAGCCCTGCGCGAGGTGCCGGTGCTGGCCATGCTCGCCGTATCCGCCCAGGAACTGCGCGCCCGCGGCGACAGCCTGAAGGAGCGCGCCGTCTCGCTGCTCGGCGATGCGGTTGACATCACCGTCATCGAGGCGCCGGCCACCGTGGGCGGCGGCGCCCTGCCTCTCACCCAGCTGGCCGGATCGGCCCTGGCTCTCAGGCCGCGCAACTGCTCCCTGGACGAACTGGCCGCGCGCCTACGCCGCCACACGCCGCCCGTAATGGCCCGCATCCACGACGAGCAGCTGCTGCTCAACCTGCGCACGGTGCGCCCCGACGAGGAGGAACCCTTGCTGCGCGCCCTGCGCCACGCCTTGACCGTCGCCGATGAATAAGCCCGCCTCTGCCTCCGAACGCCATGTGATCATCGGCACCGCCGGGCACGTCGATCACGGCAAGACCGCCCTGATCCGCGCCCTGACCGGTGTGGAGACCGATCGCCTCAAGGAAGAAAAAACGCGCGGCATCTCCATCGACC
This genomic interval from Geoalkalibacter sp. contains the following:
- a CDS encoding CheR family methyltransferase yields the protein MDSGKQPGANAAQPADPALTCPLIAVGVGVDHLAPLQELLRQLPDDSGAALVVLMRRAAERAGTLSRALARCTAMKVSTARSGDIPQPNRIYLLPAGKYLRLSEGCLIVEPAPPEDRPNLPIGHFLRSLAEDRGEGAVAVMLAGTGDDGILGLRAIKAQGGLVLAQEGADARHQALADWVLRPAALATKLVEISSLLGIQPETAATRSDGKLLHAVLELLQRRHSHDFACYKPKTLLRRINRRMVIHGRRDLTSYLDILRSDEKEVDALFGDLLIGVTRFFRDPPAQDLVRRKVLPALLAAHAEGGTVRAWVAGCSTGEEAYSLAMLFSEALEQLHLKVPIQIFATDLDPGAIAFARAGLFPEGIARDLEPDRLARFFSREEHGYRVREDLRERILFAHHNLLKDPPFSQLDFISCRNLLIYLEPQTQTKLLLGFHQALRSGGYLLLGASEHLGEAAAYYQPVDKKWRLFLRRETTAPRDKRLSLFAPGRLAAPPAVTGVRRDAQLSLGAAAEKKLLRDYAPAAVVVNRNLDVVHFPSDTGEFLAPPIGSATFNLIRMAREDLQPVLRSLTFQAFRDKRKAAYYGLRLHKEGRVRHLNVIADPICAAGEDELLLVVIQECLEGPRDEATAMAAPVVSPTERDKDLLIQYLEEELKNKSDSLGNALREYETSHEELMSINEELHSANEELETSREELQALNEELITVNAEVQHKNEELARTSSDLSNLIKSAHIATIFLDKEGRVRRFTPAAGAIFNLIESDLGRPFHHISGQLDTAPILEGARRVLHNLKEQEQELTSADGRCFLLRIFPYRTLQDLIEGVVVSFIDISARKNAEEEREQQRRIAEQRAREAEEARRVLQAIIDHVPLGLGVADREGNLVMVSRFGLDLAGLPLEVVRAGTIRDYPRMWGMHRLDDQSPARPEDLPLMRALRRAEVTIGEEWLLRRADGDQIVVAVHAAPIRAAGGGISGAVVAWHDITEARRQKLALTESERRLKVVIDNLPAMVFAADERGQILFWNKECERVTGYLAEEVVGNPMAPERLFADSDTRRRWQEDICAGNAAPSEMELTIRCKKGMRKTILWANGACACAIPGWAIWGSGIDITERKETEKALNDARQAAENASQAKSDFLANVSHEVRTPLTIITGALELLGETRLSSYQQQFVNMSQSSAQTLLRLIEDLLDFSRIEARRMVFEEAPFDLVDVLETTLAGFAMQAAKKKLPIHFHVDPRVPRRILGDSLRLRQVVTNLLSNAVKFTERGRIDLRIDLKIDEVIDPGCAMLFFSVRDTGIGIPPEKQSLLFQSFSQVDGSSTRRYGGTGLGLAISQRILQQMGGAIWVESEPGKGSEFFFTLPARPAIDLEEIPASAKRNGDIVSIRDRGRPARILVAEDEAMIRHLVSTVLKRKGWDVVTATDGADAMAHLENDSFDLVLMDIQMPQLDGMQVTRILRQKETQLGRRTPVIALTAHAGEDDRRRFLRAGMDGRITKPIQVGEFLQTIERTLGDGAGTA
- the selA gene encoding L-seryl-tRNA(Sec) selenium transferase, yielding MSENHRQLRELPSVDRLLHHPLLVGLAERCPPVLVKEAVQQAVAARRSRILAAQAPLSAEELAEDALAAEAARLALARLAPNLRPVINATGTLLHTNLGRAPLAETALEAISATARGYSNLELNLESGQRGHRHDHVEELLCRLSGAEAAAVVNNNAGAVYLALAALAQGKEGIVSRGELVEIGGAFRVPEVMAASGVRLVEVGATNKTHLRDYENAIGEHTGLLMKVHTSNYRILGFTAQVSGAELADLGRRRGIPVMEDLGSGMLFDLSDYGLPREPTVAEAVAAGLDVVTFSGDKLLGGPQAGIILGRRALMEKIRKHPMARALRMDKLTLAALEATLRLYLDPAKALREVPVLAMLAVSAQELRARGDSLKERAVSLLGDAVDITVIEAPATVGGGALPLTQLAGSALALRPRNCSLDELAARLRRHTPPVMARIHDEQLLLNLRTVRPDEEEPLLRALRHALTVADE